tggattttccttccatttttgcatacaactgtatatCTATATCCATGAGGGTTTTGCTCTGACCATATATAATTAATTCTGCAAGTGTGGTGGGCAGATTATGAGGTTCGTCCATGTGTGTTAATTTGATTGTGATTTATAAGGGaaaaaatgcagtgtgtgtgtgcactgttttataaatctgattattttatgGTGTACCATCACTTCTGATCAAAGcacagttttataaatgaggcccctgGACTGTTAATCCTAATAGACTGCTTGTACAGTTTCACTCCAATCTCTGTGTTGTGTACAACACTTTGACTGtacttacatttttatttcagtcctGCTTTTAGTGTTGATGTGTCTGACTAGCTTGGTAGCCCATGATAACTCACtggttattttgttgtttgacttttgtGTTTCAGGATGCTCGGGGACAGTGTGATACCTCTTCCTCATATCTTTGGGGCTCGGATCAAAGGGGTAGAGGTCTTTTGTCCGCTAGATACCCCACCTCCATATGAGGCTGTTGCTGGAAGCTCCACCAATGCAGTCACACAGGTACACTCCAAATTAGCATCCTTTACCCTATAGCCTGACtgatattggatttttaaaacttaTACTGATATAAATACTTGAGGGTTGTAAAAATCATGTAATATATCGGccaatagtatttttttttttttaacataaacacatatcaATCTTGACAAGGAGcccttaaattttttttaaaggattttgacCAAGATGCACACtgtgtgggacattttacagttgaaagaTCAACTATGTAAGGGAGACTCTGACCTCAAGTGTAGTTTGGCAATTCTGTCCTGCAGTTtcttgtttctcacacacaAGGATACCggtatatctgcaataagcgACTTGGCTGATTAATCTAGCTCTGAATTATAATCTTGACACATCAAGATTATAATGTGTTTAAGAGACCATGCCAGTGGGTTTGTATTTGTAGTCCATTAACTATGTGGATTTTACTGACCGTTTTCCACACTAATCGACGTTTGAGATTTTCATCTTCTAAACATAAaagtttttttgacattttctgtccCAGGCTGAAAATTGCGGTTGTGTACTACTACATTGTACATTGTTCTGCCTTTCAGAGTCTCTTATTATCTTAAATATTAATCTTCTGGACCTTCTCTTTTTGAAGGTAACACGGGTATGGAAAATGATTAAACTTTTGCTGTGAATAGTTGCAGTCAAGGTTTGTAAtggattaataaaaaaaaattctacatgTGTCACACATGAGGGCTCATTacagaaaagtaatttttgATGTTGCCGAAGGAAACAATGCGCTACAACACATCATAACCAATACATAACAATTAACAACAAAGTTTTGATGAAACCTTTTCTCCATTGAAACCATGTCACAAATCTTTCTGAATTAATAGGACTCAATGCTAAATTTTTTGAATGTCACATATTCATACCAGCATCAGGCATGTGTTGCAAAAATGACCAAAGTTACATCAACATCTTTCAGATCATCAGTGCACTGCTTCACTGCAGACTAAACATTGGAGCGTACATGATTGCATCACTAAGACAGTATTTTAAATGGTCTCTAATGCATcatcacacaacaaaaacaaacaaacacacacacaaataataataCTGACTGagtgttcactgtgatggattacccACCACAAGCAaaagtttgtatttgtgttttttctactgTAATTTTTTAGGGTATTTAACTAAATTTTATAGGTTTAACTGCCCTATCTTTAAAACCTGAGTAAATTTGGAAACTGGCAACTCATCATGTTAATGAATTCTGAatgtaaaaagataaataaatttgTCAAACTCTTGATAACCAAATCAACCTTTTTAACTAGTTCATATAACTATACCAGTGTGATGGTCTCTGTTTATTTCAGGAGACAGAGATTGCTCTGACAGGGTTAACTATGAACCCGGCTACAACTCCACCTCCACCCACCTGTGTTCGAGGTAGGACCCATGTCCACACACCAGGTAGGATGGGCCTTGATCTAGGGGATGGCAGAAATATGACTGACTGGTTGATCAGGGAACATAAAACTCAGAGACAACTGCTCTGTGAATCTTTGTACTGCCCTCTGATTCACTGATAAGGTGGAACAAAACATTAAGACAGTTGTGCTCCTGTTTCTGTCACAGTAGCCATATTATCAAGCAGTTGGTAACATGGATTTGCTGTTACATCGTTTGAGTTTTCCTACTCACATTGCCATGAGGGGTGAAGGGGCTACATGGTCTGTGTGGATGTGCAGTGCAGCTtagtatgtgtacatgtgtgttaaGCCTGCATTTcattatgtattgttttttagtTTGCAAACCATGTACCACTAACCCAGCTATGCCGACTCTCACTCTGATGGTCCTCCTAATCCAGAGAATTCACCAGAGCTCTGTAACAATGTCCAAGTACAAGCACTTCACCCCTCCTGACAATAGCTAGGCTTCACAGGCCAAGCAGGGAGACTACTGTAACTAATGTTGATTCCAACTAcagtttaaacacaaacacaatgttgCAGCCTGTCCTGAAATAGTACCTGATGTGGGGATTTAGCCATGGTCCTCATGCATTTAACCTGAATTGTTTGTACTCTCAGCCATGGCTGGAAAATTCGTTAAAGCAAGAtacatgcttttgttttcttgtctaGCAATATTAAAATGAAGATTATCCATAGAATGTCCATTCCATTTTATGTGCACGTGATGGATGACAAACTCGAAATTAGAAAAactcaattttcattttcacttttatgtTAGTCAAACATCAAAACCACTGGGCAGGATGTAACATCCGATTAAGTCAAAATGCACCATACAGGTgcaggtcatttttatttaattcatgtCTTGGATGTCTGTTCATTCAGACCACAACAGCAGCCAATCACATGACTGGCTCTGCAATAAACTGTTATTGTAAAGAGAATCAGGAAACACCCTTAAGCAATGTGTGCTACATTTCTCTGGACACAAACATTTGGGATAGGAACATCCACCCATCTTCTATCAGTCTGtgttatttgattaaaattaatgtCAGACACTGCCTTTTCTTCTAATAGCACgtgtgtccatctgtctgtaTCTGATCAGACATGAGTCCCCAAATGATATCGGTGTCAACAGGCATCGTTCCGCAGGCtaagccacagcagcagctgcttccTCAGTGGCAGCAGCACACTTCAGGACTGACCCCCTGGAAGAAAGCAGGGATCTGCCGCTCTAAAAGTGACCCAGTGTTGATGGACCTTGCTGCTAGAGGTTGGCTTTTTTTTGCTCATGAGGAACTATGCAGTCTTTGGAAACTGGTACTCCAGTTTGAGATGAGACCACTTTGACACACCAAATCAGCAAGTCATCCAGTCAATCTGTCCCATTGGAGAACTGACAGTTATCCATCAACACTCTTTGTTCACCCTTTGAGATTTATTCAGCACACTATCTAAAAACCATCCAACAAATTTGAAATcaactgtgtgtgaaagagtcaGAGTCAAGTGGGAGTTAccaaaaatatcatattaaccgtttaggaattacagacatttttatacatagtccctcatttccAGAGGCgcaaaaataattgtaaaaaccaacacaattataaatataagaattatttttaatacttggatgaaaaccaTTTGCAGTTACCACCCTGTTGCTGTACAAATAGTTATGGACCTTAACTGTATATGATCATATCAGTCCAGTGCTATTTCACTCATTATTCTACTTGTATCTCGTGTTGTAAATGGTCACATTATAAACGATGGGACATGACGAGCATTTCATTACTTAAGAATAAAAcaatttccaaaaaaagaaaagaaaaaatagaaaggaTGCACAGATTTAATTAGTACCTCCCACTTAAACAGGCAGAATATGGAGTTATAACCAACCAGTCTGATGTGTGTAGAGGTGTGTTAAATTTGCAGCAGCCTGGTTTAATTTGCACTGCACTCTGACGTAGCACTTCTCCAATCAGAGGCTGCTTTATCACCAGACGTGTTCTGCTGACTTCAGATGGTTGCAGagttttaatgaactgaaggagaaacaTTTGATACACTGTAAAGCAGCTGTGGGCAAGATATACTGTAAGAACCACTTATTAATTAGATCAGTGCAGAATGCTCTACCATTGTCCCTCCTTTAACCacataaaacatactgttttaAGTACAGTTAAGGATTTCGGCATTTTTTCAACCCTTTTTCTTAAGCCACAAATTTCTTCATGGTTTTTTCCTTTGGTAATTTGAACCACTAGTTTCATGCTTCAAGCACTGTTTGCACATGAAGATAGGTTGGATATATTTGGATAATTGTGGAACCTGAACCATCTTCTCCCCCTCATGTATGCTGTAGCGTGGAGTGGCAGCGACACTCCCCTCGCTCCTTTTACTCAGACAACAGATTCTTCCACCCAGACCTCCCAGTCCACACTGGCTGCACACACCCAGGGCCAGGTCACACTGCGACACTTCAACAACGAGATTAAGACTCCCCGCCGGCCCCGACCCTGCTCCTTGGTGGACTACAAGAGCTACCGAGACACGCAGCAGTTGGTCAGGAAAATCCTGGAGCAGCCGGACACCCAGAGCCTGGTCCCCGAGGTCCAGCAGCTGGTGGACAGCATACGAAATGTCTTGCAGTCAGATCAGGAGCACATGGAAGAGGCTGTACGCTGTGCCAGTTACATAGAACAGGTAGGAGTTCGTACAGAAACATTtatcattcaaaacaaaaaactctgaagcattttcaacacaaacttcaacacaacattagaaccttcatgaaggaagatttattacaggactgttgaaTTGGACTGCGTTAGTTCAAGATCATCAATCAATACTAATTAATAAATGATATGTTTGTTCTGTGCAACATCTATATTTTCAGGTGCcatgaaacaatatttttctgttttctttcaggtGTTCACTGACTCAGACATTGGTCCCATTCAACCTAAATCATgccagcagcagccagcaggcAGTTCCTCTCAGTCTTTTCACCTCCCTCCCAGGAGAAGGCCTGGTCTGCTGCACCTCCAGAGCTGTGGGGACCTTAGCTCCTTTACCTGTGCAGCACTTGAGTCAATAGAACACCAAGGAGATAATAGAAAGGTTGTGTTGAGGGCAGGCTCTAGAGCAGGTTCAAGGACAGGGTCAAGGACTGGGTCCCACCTGGATCATCCTTATCATCCTCGACCGCACAGTCTCATCGGAGTCTTCAGGGAGACAGTGCTTTGAGGGAAAACCTGTGGTATTAACATATTGTGGGTGAGGGCTGGATGCTGCCTTATCTGTTACTAAactttaagaaataaaatattataatccATGGACTGCAAATCCAACAACTTAGGGGGATCTATTTGTGCGTGATGTGTGCAAATGAGTGTGTACGAGTGCAGTTTCTCAAAAACAGTTTTGCTCTAATACTATTTTTGTGACAATTTAtttgtgaaatacaaaaaatatggGCCCCTTGTACTGAAACAAGGTACCCAAACCTTGGATGCTGAGGAGCTGCTGAGTTGCTGAGTAANNNNNNNNNNNNNNNNNNNNNNNNNNNNNNNNNNNNNNNNNNNNNNNNNNNNNNNNNNNNNNNNNNNNNNNNNNNNNNNNNNNNNNNNNNNNNNNNNNNNNNNNNNNNNNNNNNNNNNNNNNNNNNNNNNNNNNNNNNNNNNNNNNNNNNNNNNNNNNNNNNNNNNNNNNNNNNNNNNNNNNNNNNNNNNNNNNNNNNNNNNNNNNNNNNNNNNNNNNNNNNNNNNNNNNNNNNNNNNNNNNNNNNNNNNNNNNNNNNNNNNNNNNNNNNNNNNNNNNNNNNNNNNNNNNNNNNNNNNNNNNNNNNNNNNNNNNNNNNNNNNNNNNNNNNNNNNNNNNNNNNNNNNNNNNNNNNNNNNNNNNNNNNNNNNNNNNNNNNNNNNNNNNNNNNNNNNNNNNNNNNNNNNNNNNNNNNNNNNNNNNNNNNNNNNNNNNNNNNNNNNNNNNNNNNNNNNNNNNNNNNNNNNNNNNNNNNNNNNNNNNNNNNNNNNNNNNNNNNNNTGACATCTTGCCCAGTGGTGACAACTGGACCACAGTCTGAGATGTACTATATTTTTGAAGGTTTACACATGACTGCCTCAAAAAGACAGGCAGGAAAAAACACCTTACTTTCCTTCTGTTTTCAAGTTTGTGTTAGGCTGGGATCAGACTACAGGGTTTCTTTTGTCTATCATGATGGTCACCATGTCAGATTAGGCAATCATAGTAAATTCTTGCTGCATCTTGGTTGGGAGAATGGCAAAGCCACAGGTTTGGCCTTCACATCCTTGCATGTCGTAAGGGGGGAGGGTCATGAAATTGAAAACATGCTGTCAAGCAATATCAAGAGGATGCCAGACCAGCAGGCGGTGATATAACCCCCGAGAGAGCTCTCTGGTGGCTCTCTCTATTGGTCACTGTGAAGGAACACGATGTAGGGAAGTCACATTAGGCAGGAAAATACAAGAATTTCTGACATGTTAAACTTTTCATTGGATATCATGGGGCATCCCAGATGCCTCATCGCTGTTTGATTATGTCTCGCTACGAGGCCTGTTCATCATTCCCAAGGTTCATATTCAGACCTGATGCTGGAAATTTGTCAGCCATGACAACATCATGTCACAATCGGGCTGAATTTGTGTAGTCTGATCCCGGCTTCAAACACGTTTAGTCAAAGTACCTGCAATTCAAAACAGTAGATAGTCAAGAATATACatagcattttttaaaagtcagtcACGTTTTACCGCATTACTGTTTCTCTACATGCCTGTAAAACTTCAGTTTTAGATCTGATTTTCCTGACAGTCAACTTGTAGAGACTGGAAACCTCGACAACAATCGTGCTCATTGTGATTGATTAACTAACCGAAGTTTTGCATCTTTGCAAGCTGATTTtgcaagaaggaaaaaaattacattgcaCTTTAAAAATGGCCAGCATCATGCAAAGAATATATCAGGATAAAACATATGGTAATACTTTAGTAGTAACAGCTAAGGGTACAGCCAGACTGTCATTTTATATCCAGTCTTATTATTAGTgccattcaaattcaaattaccCTGAAACATTCAAGTAAGAAAAATCTGACTTAAACAATCAAGTCTCAAGtttgcaaacaaaatgaaaacaaaacccattGCAATTTTGAGAAAAGCTGAACCTGTTGACAGTTTGCATTGCAGTAACAGAGACGTGGCTGTTAAGGGAAAACTAAACACCTTGCAGTAGAGCTTTGGTGGACAGGAAATTCTGTTGTAGTTAACATTTGTTGAACcacttcccttttctctcttactGAGTGTCCTTCAGTATGAATTCACTGTATGACCTGGAAACAGAGTGGCCTTGGAATACATATTATCAGTGGCATGTATACTGACAACACTTCACTGAGAACAGAAACTACATCTTTGACAGAATACAACACATATTGTATTTCAGTTGAGGAAAAACTAAACTTAACTGTACTATATGCTGTATTTTAGCAGCCACCTTCATAACAGTGTAATAATCCTGATAATATATTTCCCATTCATGTCAGGTCCTCTCTTCCCACTCTTTATTCCCATTGTTAATGActtattgaattgaattattatcatttattacatttaaaagaacattaaaattccattaaaaaaatgtcacattaaacTGGTGGCTAAAATTCAATAAACAACTGTCAACCATTCACAAATTTGTCTACTAAATGATGCTACATGTAAATGGTGTATGGCGAAAGTCTTTGGTAATCACTGTAAAAGTCTCTCTGGCAGTAACATTTACTTAATTAATGGTAAATTTATTTAACAGAATAATTACACTGTTTCTCTGGACTTAGATCGTTTGTTAAATGCTTAGGAGCTTCCCCCTGGGCTTAagtgttgtttattgtttactgtaaattctcaaatcATGTTGAGGGCCCTTATTGACCTTAAATGCAGAGAAATTCAGGCCTTTACTTCAAAAAGGTTCATAGTACAGACAggactttatttattatttcccctgttttctgatctgctcctcttttaatttgctgtttgcTTTCAACTCAAAGTAGTCTGGAAAAAGGGAGGGAGCCAGCCatgagatgcaaaaaaaaaaaattgaacccACTTCTTTCAGGTTTACCTGTTGTGTTCATAGATTCAGTATTAATgttcatttccacagcactagTTCATCAGTACAACAGACTTGTCACCACTCTGCTGCCTTTACTGTTTTCAATCACATTTCCAAGTTcttctttgctgttgttttgttccCAAGTAAGCTAGTGTCAATGACAGATAATACCTCCAAAACCAATGTTTAACATTAAATGCCTTCCAGTGGCTCAAAGGGCATAATCCCTCCCTTCCCAAGTagacttttaaaattaaaaatgtgcaggAAGTCCTAAGTTTTGTTGACAGTAGCTTaacactaaaaataattttaaaaattcttatatatttaataattttttaaaaatctttttttgtgttaaaaagagaaagtgaggacaACAGGTGAGAGTGACATGACTCTGTTGTACTGATGGATTTAGTGCTGTTGAAATTTATTGTAGGATCTGGCCTTTATGCCCCAGCTGTCAGTTGAGAATTGACAGTAGCTTGTACATTTGAGTGTTAtttgggcagctgtggctcaggaggtagagcagtAATCGGAAGGTTGGTGGTACCATCCCCGGTTCCTCCAGTtcgcatgttgaagtgtccttgggcaagatactgaaccccaaattgccaCGGATGTATCATcaatgtgagagtgtgtgtgtgtgtgtgtgtgtgtgtgtgtgtgtgtgtgtgtgtgtgtgtgtgtgtgtgtgtgtgtgtgtgtgtgtgtgtgtgtgtgtgtgtgtgtgtgtgtgtgtgtgtgtgtgtgtgtgtagaaagcgcagtatgtatagaaaagagcagtgtatgaatgtgtgtgtgaatgggtgaatgtagcAGTACTGTAGAGCGgtttgagtggtcgataagactagaaaagcgctatatacatgctgtccatttaccatttaccatatTTGCTACAAGCTCAGTGTACAGTCCACACCCTTTGGCAGTGCAGAGCCCCAAAAATCCTGTATTAAGGAAGCAGACTATGCCAAATATACAATTGTACACTATGCAGTACACCATGTGTACCTTGTACATCCACATACACATGATGTTAGTCCTGAGCTCAGTCTACAGTATTTTGGGTTACATTATCCATCCAGCAATGAATATattatatgaatatgaatatattttctaaagaagccaaattaaaaagcaTTGGTTTCCTGGCACTGTTTATGTGCAATTCAAAAGGCAGTGTGTTTTACTTgatatttttaagttgaaggGTAAGAAATGGACTGAAAttcatgtatacagtatatatcagcCTGGGTTTATTTAACAACAATAGAACTTGACTCACATTCCATTCCTGCATCTTGTGCAAACACCTTGACATAGATCATCAGGTAGTGTAACAGGGTCCTGTGTGAGTCAGCTCTATGTTTGGACACACTGGTTGGACAAGGGTCTAAGGTGTAAGAGGGGGTATTAGCTAATTACATTATGACTGGAGCTACTGCAGGTGCTGCATACAGAgaatacaaaaattaaacagatgGAATGGAAACAACAAGCACTGTAAGAATCGACTACAGTAGAGTTGAAAAGCTTTCCAGTTTGAAATGTGAAGTGCAAAATGGAGCTGCAGCCTCGACTCTTCAATAATGCAGCAAACGTATGAAATGTGATGAGAGGGAGTATGTTCATTTGTCAGCAAAATTCACATACTCCCTCTGTGGAGAGCTCTGCATTGTGCAGAAAGGATTTGGTGGAGGAAATATAACTAGAAACAGGCATTATTCTGCCAGTGAAATAGCAGCATGGCAGAAGTAGTCAGGGTGTAACAACCTGGTTACAGGCGTAACCAGGCCTGGTTACGCCTCTACCATTAAGGCTGAGTCCAGCATGTCATCCCCTCTCTCACAcctgtctttcctgtctctgCATTGTCGCTGTCAGTAAAAAGCTAAAATtcccaaatataaaaaaaaaaaataagcggTCAAGGTTGGATGTGTAGGTTGCCTTCATGCCCACAATCAGGGTTCAGTTTCCAACTCAAGAAAATAGGGTTTCTACTgtgttcttatttttcttatttatcaatgaaaaaaacactCACCAAAGTGTCACAGTTGCCTAAACTGAACATAATAGATATACTTCGGAATAATTATCGTGCTCCCAAGTGTTTTTCTAATGTGTTAAGTTCCAAAATATCAACAGTGAACCAGGAAGAAAATATTAGGATTCTGGGGCACTACTGGGTGCTGAAAATTCATTGGGCGTGAACATCCTTTCACTAATTGTTACTTTAGCCAAACTTTAGCCATAACCTTCTACATTGTCACTTAAAGATGAGGCTGAGCAATAGAACAAACCAACCAACTACTTGCTATAGCTGTGGATAGAAGGGTAGAGGATGAGGACTGGGCTGAACAGGTGGGGTTGGCTTGGGGAGTGATAGTTGATTGCAGTAAGTTTAAAGGGTGTGTGAGGTCGGACTTTGTCTTGTTAAATGTAAACAGGCTGCTCCTGGGCGGTCAGCAGGCGGTACATGGCTGCAGGCATCGTCTTCATGTGGATCTGAGACAGTCACAAACAGAACAAAGCATTTAATTCATGTAATTATTTGTAGTAA
Above is a genomic segment from Xiphias gladius isolate SHS-SW01 ecotype Sanya breed wild chromosome 19, ASM1685928v1, whole genome shotgun sequence containing:
- the fam189a2 gene encoding protein FAM189A2 isoform X4, which translates into the protein MPFTTGLMLRDPSLHGEKSSNVAPSGATGVLLSGYRGFDARRAVLPKPTPWLVCFFPDRQQWLSVAAARAAAAIAGLVAAAARRLHGSAVLWSFVPQQLSPHPKLMSLLGRLLGHSVRHCRPHNMEKAHASAACDHLPTTSFLHFKRTRNGAFQWEQHLQSVGRPLVNVFVLLSVVCVLLNLAGFILCCQGAQLVSSMTSCQLSEDGDVCYCCSVSHTSKCPEEKLLELHPAHSCSTMRILLKKVLFALCSLNALTTAVCLMAAALRYLQIFTARTPCMDEPRATVEEREEHTQVTDPDEFVAPAPPPSYFSTFYSYTPRLARQMLGDSVIPLPHIFGARIKGVEVFCPLDTPPPYEAVAGSSTNAVTQETEIALTGLTMNPATTPPPPTCVRGRTHVHTPDMSPQMISVSTGIVPQAKPQQQLLPQWQQHTSGLTPWKKAGICRSKSDPVLMDLAARAWSGSDTPLAPFTQTTDSSTQTSQSTLAAHTQGQVTLRHFNNEIKTPRRPRPCSLVDYKSYRDTQQLVRKILEQPDTQSLVPEVQQLVDSIRNVLQSDQEHMEEAVRCASYIEQVFTDSDIGPIQPKSCQQQPAGSSSQSFHLPPRRRPGLLHLQSCGDLSSFTCAALESIEHQGDNRKVVLRAGSRAGSRTGSRTGSHLDHPYHPRPHSLIGVFRETVL
- the fam189a2 gene encoding protein FAM189A2 isoform X13 encodes the protein MEHFNGNSICKVWVVHCQELKGKDPNADTRLQVNVFVLLSVVCVLLNLAGFILCCQGAQLVSSMTSCQLSEDGDVCYCCSVSHTSKCPEEKLLELHPAHSCSTMRILLKKVLFALCSLNALTTAVCLMAAALRYLQIFTARTPCMDEPRATVEEREEHTQVTDPDEFVAPAPPPSYFSTFYSYTPRLARQMLGDSVIPLPHIFGARIKGVEVFCPLDTPPPYEAVAGSSTNAVTQETEIALTGLTMNPATTPPPPTCVRGRTHVHTPDMSPQMISVSTGIVPQAKPQQQLLPQWQQHTSGLTPWKKAGICRSKSDPVLMDLAARAWSGSDTPLAPFTQTTDSSTQTSQSTLAAHTQGQVTLRHFNNEIKTPRRPRPCSLVDYKSYRDTQQLVRKILEQPDTQSLVPEVQQLVDSIRNVLQSDQEHMEEAVRCASYIEQVFTDSDIGPIQPKSCQQQPAGSSSQSFHLPPRRRPGLLHLQSCGDLSSFTCAALESIEHQGDNRKVVLRAGSRAGSRTGSRTGSHLDHPYHPRPHSLIGVFRETVL
- the fam189a2 gene encoding protein FAM189A2 isoform X2, whose translation is MPFTTGLMLRDPSLHGEKSSNVAPSGATGVLLSGYRGFDARRAVLPKPTPWLVCFFPDRQQWLSVAAARAAAAIAGLVAAAARRLHGSAVLWSFVPQQLSPHPKLMSLLGRLLGHSVRHCRPHNMEKAHASAACDHLPTTSFLHFKRTRNGAFQWEQHLQSVGRPLCSQELKGKDPNADTRLQVNVFVLLSVVCVLLNLAGFILCCQGAQLVSSMTSCQLSEDGDVCYCCSVSHTSKCPEEKLLELHPAHSCSTMRILLKKVLFALCSLNALTTAVCLMAAALRYLQIFTARTPCMDEPRATVEEREEHTQVTDPDEFVAPAPPPSYFSTFYSYTPRLARQMLGDSVIPLPHIFGARIKGVEVFCPLDTPPPYEAVAGSSTNAVTQETEIALTGLTMNPATTPPPPTCVRDMSPQMISVSTGIVPQAKPQQQLLPQWQQHTSGLTPWKKAGICRSKSDPVLMDLAARAWSGSDTPLAPFTQTTDSSTQTSQSTLAAHTQGQVTLRHFNNEIKTPRRPRPCSLVDYKSYRDTQQLVRKILEQPDTQSLVPEVQQLVDSIRNVLQSDQEHMEEAVRCASYIEQVFTDSDIGPIQPKSCQQQPAGSSSQSFHLPPRRRPGLLHLQSCGDLSSFTCAALESIEHQGDNRKVVLRAGSRAGSRTGSRTGSHLDHPYHPRPHSLIGVFRETVL
- the fam189a2 gene encoding protein FAM189A2 isoform X12 codes for the protein MLLLHVIICLRRHFCISKEQGMEHFNGNSICKVWVVHCQELKGKDPNADTRLQVNVFVLLSVVCVLLNLAGFILCCQGAQLVSSMTSCQLSEDGDVCYCCSVSHTSKCPEEKLLELHPAHSCSTMRILLKKVLFALCSLNALTTAVCLMAAALRYLQIFTARTPCMDEPRATVEEREEHTQVTDPDEFVAPAPPPSYFSTFYSYTPRLARQMLGDSVIPLPHIFGARIKGVEVFCPLDTPPPYEAVAGSSTNAVTQETEIALTGLTMNPATTPPPPTCVRGRTHVHTPDMSPQMISVSTGIVPQAKPQQQLLPQWQQHTSGLTPWKKAGICRSKSDPVLMDLAARAWSGSDTPLAPFTQTTDSSTQTSQSTLAAHTQGQVTLRHFNNEIKTPRRPRPCSLVDYKSYRDTQQLVRKILEQPDTQSLVPEVQQLVDSIRNVLQSDQEHMEEAVRCASYIEQVFTDSDIGPIQPKSCQQQPAGSSSQSFHLPPRRRPGLLHLQSCGDLSSFTCAALESIEHQGDNRKVVLRAGSRAGSRTGSRTGSHLDHPYHPRPHSLIGVFRETVL